The Avibacterium sp. 20-132 genome segment CTGATTGTCCTTTTTGCATTACTCTTTATTTGGGCAATTAACGTACTGATAAATTTTGAATTCTAAGTTATCTAAAAAGCAGATCATATCGATCTGCTTTTTTTCATCACAATAAAAAATAGGACAAAATAAAGTTGCGGTGTCATTTTACAATGTTTTCACCGCCAAAAAGCAAACGATTGCTTAAAATAAAATATACAGTATAATTCGCCCTATTTTTTATCGACTAGGAAAGCCTTATGAACAACAATCTACTCTATTCCGTTGAAGACAAACCACCTTTTGGGTTAAGTCTATTATTAGCCGCTCAACATTTACTTGCCGCATTAGGTGGTATTATCGCTGTGCCATTGGTGATTGGTAATGTACTCAAGCTACCTACCGCGGATACCATCACCTTAGTCAATGCCGCTTTACTTATCTCCGGTGTGGTTACCATTATCCAATGCCGTGGCTTAGGCCCAATTGGCATTCGTTTACCAAGCGTAATGGGAACAAGTTTCACCTTTGTTGCTGCCGCACTTGCCATTGGCTTTAGTGAAGATGGCGTTGCAGGGATTTTAGGCGCTTCCCTCGTGGGATCGCTGGTGATGATCATCGGCAGTTTCTTTATGCCCTATATCCGTAAATTATTTCCACCAGTGGTAACCGGAACGGTAGTGATGATGATTGGTCTTAGCCTGATTCCTGTTGCCGTAGATTGGTTTGCCGGTGGACAACGCACTGATCCCAACTATGCCACACCAGAAAATCTGCTGATGGCGAGCTTTGTGTTGGTCATTGTGGTCATTTTAGTTCAATGGGGCAAAGGCATTTTTTCCGCTGCCGCCATTGTTATTGGAATGATGACAGGCTATATAGTGGCGCTTGCTCTAGGTTGGGTGAATTTTGATGGGGTTAAACACGCA includes the following:
- a CDS encoding nucleobase:cation symporter-2 family protein codes for the protein MNNNLLYSVEDKPPFGLSLLLAAQHLLAALGGIIAVPLVIGNVLKLPTADTITLVNAALLISGVVTIIQCRGLGPIGIRLPSVMGTSFTFVAAALAIGFSEDGVAGILGASLVGSLVMIIGSFFMPYIRKLFPPVVTGTVVMMIGLSLIPVAVDWFAGGQRTDPNYATPENLLMASFVLVIVVILVQWGKGIFSAAAIVIGMMTGYIVALALGWVNFDGVKHAQIFAVPQPLHFGLAFPLSGIIGMSIAYLVTIVESSGNFLALGNATKTEITGKHLRGGVLCDGLGSALAAIMSTTPFSSFSQNIGVISLTGVASRYVVAITGALLVLAGLFPVFGALIVSIPLPVLGGAGLMMFAMIIAAGIQMLDRIERSKRNGLIIAISIGCGLAVTTRPELLEKLPHFFKEVLGSGITVGSLLALILNLVLPQDKNSKENG